Proteins encoded by one window of Ramlibacter tataouinensis:
- a CDS encoding STAS domain-containing protein yields MPKDENTGLFSKVVKFVRNPGANWAEGAPDSEQESSYSRQMLKEMIERKRRNDFVRKREFDMLRKMRRSEVMAGQDPAGRPSFFQSSMPSKPDDRASTLKKIDEIEAQMSMQWWKTKHGEPARSTQSTPFPGAGMPSDPAPRALAGGTVQGALPAAGAAAARPAAASGAPAPIGGPAPSGAYVRTEPQPLAPAAEPQVATAPTPMLESVDPSGWRKSAAEAEAQKAAGPPSLGGMRPALYHGPESNGASGFSASKVFAIDVEEFAHDPELEEASIRFANGDDAGAEAGLMEVLAPGGPRIDHDETWLALFDLYRATGQQERFEGAAIDFAGRFGRSAPQWISLPEAVGQMGSAAAAPAAGGAIADWTCPSSLGTQTLAALNAALGRAAQPWRLSWSKLATIEEAAVEGLAKLFTQWASQAVQIRFIGAEHLERILRDATPSGDKGVEPGWWKLRMEVLRVMHRPDEFELVALDYCVTYEVSPPSWESARCDYKPLQADGSAVASNTIVGDAFRDSIASGFTGFGESMGAPLSSQMASVASVELAGQILGDAKEAIELLDSRLAGADFMVISCARLIRIDFTAAGTLLNWVSARQVEGRQVQFIDVHRLVAAFFNVIGIGEYARVSARRD; encoded by the coding sequence ATGCCGAAGGACGAGAACACCGGCCTCTTCTCCAAGGTGGTGAAGTTCGTCCGCAACCCGGGCGCCAACTGGGCCGAAGGCGCCCCGGACAGCGAGCAGGAAAGCTCGTACTCCCGGCAGATGCTCAAGGAGATGATCGAGCGCAAGCGGCGCAACGACTTCGTGCGCAAGCGCGAGTTCGACATGCTCCGCAAGATGCGCCGCAGCGAGGTGATGGCCGGCCAGGACCCGGCGGGGCGTCCCTCGTTCTTCCAGAGCTCGATGCCGTCCAAGCCGGACGACCGCGCCAGCACGCTCAAGAAGATCGACGAGATCGAGGCGCAGATGTCCATGCAGTGGTGGAAGACCAAGCATGGCGAGCCCGCGCGCTCGACCCAGAGCACGCCGTTCCCCGGCGCCGGGATGCCGTCTGATCCCGCGCCGCGCGCCCTGGCGGGCGGCACGGTGCAGGGTGCCCTGCCGGCCGCGGGCGCCGCGGCCGCCCGGCCGGCGGCCGCTTCCGGGGCGCCGGCGCCGATCGGTGGGCCGGCACCGTCCGGCGCCTACGTGCGCACCGAGCCCCAGCCGCTGGCCCCCGCGGCCGAGCCCCAGGTGGCGACGGCGCCGACGCCGATGCTCGAGTCGGTCGACCCGAGCGGCTGGCGCAAGTCCGCTGCCGAGGCCGAGGCGCAGAAGGCGGCCGGCCCGCCTTCGCTCGGCGGCATGCGCCCTGCGCTGTACCACGGCCCCGAGTCGAACGGCGCCAGCGGCTTTTCCGCGTCCAAGGTGTTCGCCATCGACGTCGAGGAGTTCGCGCACGACCCCGAGCTGGAGGAGGCCTCGATCCGCTTCGCCAACGGCGATGATGCCGGCGCCGAAGCCGGCCTGATGGAGGTGCTGGCGCCCGGCGGGCCGCGCATCGACCACGATGAGACCTGGCTCGCGCTGTTCGACCTGTACCGCGCCACCGGCCAGCAGGAGCGCTTCGAGGGCGCCGCGATCGACTTCGCCGGCCGCTTCGGGCGTTCCGCGCCGCAGTGGATCTCGCTGCCCGAAGCGGTGGGCCAGATGGGCTCGGCGGCGGCCGCGCCGGCCGCGGGCGGCGCGATCGCCGACTGGACCTGTCCGTCCAGCCTGGGCACGCAGACACTGGCTGCGCTCAACGCCGCGCTGGGCCGCGCCGCCCAGCCCTGGCGCCTGTCGTGGTCCAAGCTGGCGACCATCGAGGAGGCGGCGGTCGAGGGGCTGGCCAAGCTGTTCACCCAGTGGGCCTCGCAGGCGGTGCAGATTCGGTTCATCGGCGCGGAACACCTCGAGCGCATCCTGCGCGACGCCACGCCGTCGGGCGACAAGGGTGTCGAGCCGGGCTGGTGGAAGCTGCGCATGGAAGTGTTGCGCGTGATGCACCGGCCCGATGAATTCGAGCTGGTGGCGCTCGACTACTGCGTCACCTACGAGGTCTCGCCGCCGTCGTGGGAGAGCGCGCGCTGCGACTACAAGCCGCTGCAGGCCGACGGCTCGGCGGTGGCCAGCAACACCATCGTCGGCGACGCCTTCCGCGACTCGATCGCGTCCGGCTTCACCGGCTTCGGCGAGTCGATGGGCGCGCCGCTGAGCTCGCAGATGGCCAGCGTCGCCAGCGTCGAGCTGGCCGGGCAGATCCTGGGCGACGCGAAGGAAGCGATCGAGCTGCTGGACAGCCGGCTGGCCGGCGCCGACTTCATGGTGATCTCCTGCGCGCGGCTGATCCGGATCGACTTCACCGCCGCCGGGACCCTGCTCAACTGGGTGAGCGCGCGCCAGGTCGAGGGCCGCCAGGTG
- the dksA gene encoding RNA polymerase-binding protein DksA, whose protein sequence is MKPQPKAPAKSAKAAAGKTPAKAAPKVAAKKAPAKKVPPVKKASTPKAAPAKAPARTVAKAPAKPKTPAKAPTARKAAAAPAARKAAAPAQKPTATPRKPAPAPARASARPTPVAPAPTPAMPPRPAPAQVQATPARATRPSARLAQITVPSMAQSVASTAAKASYIQTPSSSVLTPPPLVNVKKDPKLANNWKSKSAEELTDAEVLAMPDSEYMNDKQMAFFRWKLVQLKQDILNNAGETTEHLREDTVIVPDPADRATIEEEHALELRTRDRERKLLKKIEQSIARIDAGDYGYCDETGEPIGVGRLLARPTATLSLEAQQRRELKQKMFGD, encoded by the coding sequence GTGAAGCCCCAACCCAAGGCCCCGGCCAAATCCGCCAAGGCGGCTGCCGGGAAGACCCCGGCCAAGGCTGCCCCGAAAGTGGCGGCCAAGAAGGCGCCCGCCAAGAAGGTGCCTCCCGTGAAGAAGGCTTCCACGCCCAAGGCCGCACCGGCCAAGGCTCCGGCCAGGACGGTCGCCAAGGCACCGGCCAAGCCCAAGACACCGGCCAAGGCGCCGACGGCCCGCAAGGCCGCAGCGGCGCCGGCAGCCCGCAAGGCCGCCGCGCCGGCCCAGAAACCGACCGCCACTCCCCGCAAACCGGCGCCCGCGCCGGCCCGGGCGAGTGCCCGACCAACCCCCGTAGCGCCGGCGCCAACGCCCGCGATGCCACCGCGACCGGCGCCTGCCCAGGTGCAGGCGACACCCGCGCGCGCGACGCGGCCGTCCGCCCGGCTGGCGCAGATCACCGTGCCCTCGATGGCGCAGTCGGTCGCGTCCACCGCCGCCAAGGCCAGCTACATCCAGACCCCCAGTTCATCCGTGCTGACTCCACCGCCCCTCGTCAACGTCAAGAAAGACCCGAAGCTCGCCAACAACTGGAAGTCCAAGTCCGCCGAGGAGCTGACCGACGCCGAAGTGCTGGCGATGCCCGACTCGGAGTACATGAACGACAAGCAGATGGCGTTCTTCCGCTGGAAGCTCGTCCAGCTGAAGCAGGACATCCTGAACAACGCCGGCGAGACCACCGAGCACCTGCGCGAGGACACCGTCATCGTGCCCGACCCGGCCGATCGCGCCACCATCGAGGAAGAGCACGCGCTGGAGCTGCGCACGCGCGACCGCGAGCGCAAGCTGCTCAAGAAGATCGAGCAGTCGATCGCGCGCATCGACGCCGGCGACTACGGCTACTGCGACGAGACCGGCGAGCCGATCGGCGTCGGCCGCCTGCTGGCGCGCCCCACCGCCACGCTGTCGCTGGAGGCGCAGCAGCGCCGCGAGCTCAAGCAGAAGATGTTCGGCGACTGA